Within the Bacteroidota bacterium genome, the region ATGGAGTCTTTCATGAGCTCTGCATCTCTGTAACCGAGTTCACGATACTTTTTAATGAGGTTCATTTTATCCTCTTTAAAATCCTCAGCTATGTATTTTGAGGTTTTAAAAATGCGCAGACGCATATTATCCGAAAAATATTGCCCAACGTTGTTGATTACGTCAAGCATATCAAAACTCATGGCAGCCTTGAAAGTAGAAAGAATGAGGGTATCCAGATAATTCAAAGGCTGAATATAACTTTTCTCTTTTGTCGATTTAAATGCCTTCCTAACCTGATCAGCACTCAGGTTTTTATTGCCAATGACATTAATTTGATAAATCTTTACCTTGCTATTTTTATCAATATTAATATTTAATATTACCTGATTCGCCCTTGTATTAGTATCCTTTTCCTGTGTTATTGCAACCTCTGTATTCAGGAAGCCTTTTTCATGATAATACTTTTTGATGGTATTTGATGTCCTGATTATAAGATTATCCGTGACGACATCGCCGGTTACCAGCTTAATTTCATCGCGGATGTTGTCGGATTCGCTCTTTTTGACACCAAGGATAGAGAATTTCGAGAGTCGTGGGCGTTCTTTGATAAAAATATTCAGGAAGATGACATCCCCCTCAATCCTGGTAGCCGTAATTTGAATATCTTCAAATAACCCCTGTTGCCAAAGGTTTTTAATAGCGTCGCTGATTTTATCTCCAGGAATGGTAATTTTATCACCAACTGATAATCCCGAAAGCATGGTCAGAACATTATTATCCATGTATTGAATGCCGGAGAAGGTGATGCCACCTATTTCGTATTCCAGAGGGCGGGCATAATCCATTTCAGAAAGATCACCACTAATAGAAATTTGAGCACCGAGAGGCAGTGAATAAAACAACACTATACACAGGATAATATAATAACTTCGCTTCATTCAACTGGACCTTTAATTTGTTCACTGATCATTCCAAATCTACGTTCGCGCCTTTGATAATCAATGATGGCTTCATACAGATCTTCTTTCCGGAAATCAGGCCAGAGTTTAGGTGTAAAATACAACTCGGAATAGGCCAATTGCCAGAGTAGAAAATTACTGAGCCGATGCTCTCCGCTTGTACGGATTAGCAATTCCGGATCAGGAAATGGAGCTGTAGTGAGATATGATTTAAAAAGCTCTTTATTGATGTCTTTTAATGCCAGTTCCTTATTTTTAACCTTACCGGCAATAGATTTGGTCGCTTCCAGTATCTCCCATTGAGAGCTATAGCTAAGTGCAAGAATAAGAGTCATCCGATTGAGATGGGAAGTTTTATCAATAGCTTCCATTAACTCTGTATAACAGCTTTTATCAAGGCTTTTCAAGTCACCAATGGCTTTAAGGCGTATATTGTTCTCCTGTAATGTTTTGGTCTCTTTGTTGATTGCTTTTACCAAAAGATGCATCAGGGCGTTCACTTCAGGTTTTGGTCTATTCCAATTTTCAGTTGAAAAAGCGAAAAGAGTAAGATATTGAATTCCCACTTCAGCTGCTGCTTCAGTTGTCTCTCTCACAGCTTTAACACCATGTCTGTGACCAAATATTCTTTGTTTGCCCCTTTGCTTTGCCCAGCGGCCATTACCATCCATAATAATTGCAATATGCAAGGGCAACTTTTCAATATCTATTTTTTCCTTTAAATTCATCAGATCACCTTATCAGATATATATCATCATCCTGCACCTATTATTTTGAAAACTCCTGATTGCGGCATTTATGTGTACTAAATATACTAAACTTATAAGATACGAAAATACCTGTGAAATTGTACCAATCATTATTCTGTGAATTCCCGCGTTGCATATCCTGCTTATAAGTCCCTGAGGGATCAGTATAATGAGGGGAACCTGATTCCTGAAAATTATATATTGTACTCACATCATCAATATAATCTGTGGCAGTTTTTCGCATGCCCCATTCAGCACCAATGCCCAAGTTTTCACCTAAACTATATTTGAATCCCAGGCCAAATGGCATGGCTATAGAAATTTTAGAATAATTTACACCCTCGGTAGTCAGCGGGCGAAGTGCAACGCCATCTGCTTTTGGATTAAAGGTAAACAGACTGATCCCACAAAAAATGAAAGTAGTAAAGTATGACCTTGTACTACCAATAAAATAATCCAGAAAGTTAAATTCAAACCGTGCAGAAAAATCATTAATGATCGATTCAAATTTAAGCTGCCGTTCAGGTATCCACCGGGCAACAGCGTCATCACCCACGAGTTTTCCCCTGTTATAACTTGCCTGGAGTGCTACCCTGGTATCAATATTATAGCGGTAAAAAATACCAAATGCTGCTTTTGACTGAAGAAAATGTTTAACCGGGTTAATATCACCAACATAATAGGATCCTCCGCCAAAAAGGCCTAATTCTCCTTTCTGACCAAAAAGTGTGGAAACAATAAGTATAAGCGGTAATATCAAAAAAAATCTCTTCATAAAAGCAAATAGGCGGACAAAATTATGATTTTTTTATTCCTCATGAAAAGTTCTTGTCAAGCGATATGATTCTATTAATTCCTTATATCTATCCCCCACTTTAATTTTTCCCTGATAGTCTTAAAAAAAACCTCGTCTTCAAGTCTGACAAGATTGATGTTGAAATTTTCCTTCACAATGATAAGTTCTGCCGATGAATCGATAGTCCTGAACCGTGAATCGAGGCTAATAAAATACTCCCTTTGCCTGCATTCAACAATAATCTTAATGAGGCTTTTATCGGGGATAACGATAGGCCGGACGGTTAAATTGTGTGTGGCAATAGGCGTGATAATGAAATTCTCTGATCCTGGAGTAATGATGGGGCCTCCACAACTCAGAGAGTAGGCTGTTGAACCGGTTGGTGTTGCTATAATCAAGCCATCAGCCCAGTATGAATTTAAAAAATTACCATCAATGAAAACATTGATAATGATCATCGAATGAGG harbors:
- a CDS encoding isoprenyl transferase, with the protein product MNLKEKIDIEKLPLHIAIIMDGNGRWAKQRGKQRIFGHRHGVKAVRETTEAAAEVGIQYLTLFAFSTENWNRPKPEVNALMHLLVKAINKETKTLQENNIRLKAIGDLKSLDKSCYTELMEAIDKTSHLNRMTLILALSYSSQWEILEATKSIAGKVKNKELALKDINKELFKSYLTTAPFPDPELLIRTSGEHRLSNFLLWQLAYSELYFTPKLWPDFRKEDLYEAIIDYQRRERRFGMISEQIKGPVE
- a CDS encoding DUF6089 family protein produces the protein MKRFFLILPLILIVSTLFGQKGELGLFGGGSYYVGDINPVKHFLQSKAAFGIFYRYNIDTRVALQASYNRGKLVGDDAVARWIPERQLKFESIINDFSARFEFNFLDYFIGSTRSYFTTFIFCGISLFTFNPKADGVALRPLTTEGVNYSKISIAMPFGLGFKYSLGENLGIGAEWGMRKTATDYIDDVSTIYNFQESGSPHYTDPSGTYKQDMQRGNSQNNDWYNFTGIFVSYKFSIFSTHKCRNQEFSK